In the Streptomyces fradiae ATCC 10745 = DSM 40063 genome, one interval contains:
- a CDS encoding methyltransferase domain-containing protein: MTSEHGHAAHHDGPHAHHDGPHGRHDGPHGRHGGSHDDAGQAELLDLDAEVLATHLADITARLPLTAPPRRIVDLGSGTGAGTFALLDRFPDAHVTAVDSSAGHLALLREKARARGLDGRVHTVQADLDADAWPDLGRPELVWASASMHHLARPGHALRAVRELLPPGGVFALVELAGFPRFLPSHAPADRPGLEERAHAATDRFHAEHVPHRGADWGPMLTAAGFDVEDERTVTVTVDGTAGDAVGRYALRSLERIRGAAAPALDAADLAALEALLDESGPHSITRRDDLAVRTERTVWTARRP, from the coding sequence ATGACCTCAGAGCACGGGCACGCCGCCCACCACGACGGACCGCACGCCCACCACGACGGACCGCACGGCCGCCACGACGGACCGCACGGCCGCCACGGCGGGAGCCATGACGACGCCGGGCAGGCGGAGCTCCTCGACCTGGACGCGGAGGTCCTCGCGACGCACCTCGCGGACATCACCGCCCGGCTGCCGCTCACCGCACCACCGCGCCGGATCGTGGACCTGGGCTCCGGAACCGGGGCGGGCACCTTCGCCCTCCTCGACCGCTTCCCCGACGCGCACGTCACCGCCGTCGACTCCTCCGCCGGCCACCTCGCGCTGCTGCGGGAGAAGGCGCGCGCCCGCGGCCTCGACGGCCGGGTGCACACCGTCCAGGCCGACCTCGACGCGGACGCCTGGCCCGACCTCGGGCGGCCGGAGCTGGTGTGGGCCTCGGCCTCGATGCACCACCTGGCCCGGCCCGGCCACGCCCTGCGCGCCGTCCGCGAACTCCTGCCGCCCGGCGGGGTGTTCGCCCTCGTCGAGCTCGCCGGCTTTCCCCGCTTCCTGCCCTCCCACGCCCCGGCGGACCGGCCCGGACTCGAGGAGCGGGCCCACGCCGCGACCGACCGCTTCCACGCCGAACACGTCCCGCACCGCGGCGCCGACTGGGGGCCGATGCTGACCGCCGCCGGCTTCGACGTCGAGGACGAGCGCACCGTCACCGTCACCGTCGACGGCACCGCCGGCGACGCGGTCGGCCGCTATGCCCTGCGGAGCCTTGAGCGCATCCGCGGCGCCGCCGCCCCCGCGCTGGACGCCGCAGACCTCGCCGCCCTCGAGGCCCTCCTCGACGAGAGCGGCCCGCACAGCATCACCCGCCGCGACGACCTCGCCGTGCGGACCGAGCGCACCGTCTGGACCGCCCGCCGCCCCTGA
- a CDS encoding PadR family transcriptional regulator, translating to MSLPHAILTALLEKPSSGLELTRRFDRSIGYFWSATHQQIYRELGKLEQAGLIRALPAPAVPVRGQRKEYEVLPAGRDELAEWTRRAEDPKPIRSALLLRLRAAAVVGTEGMADELNRHLRLHREQLDDYLGMERRQFPPERDSEADRLRHLVLRGGIELERFWVAWLTEALAGLDDRTGAG from the coding sequence ATGTCACTGCCGCACGCCATCCTCACCGCCCTGCTGGAGAAGCCGTCCTCGGGGCTCGAACTGACCCGGCGGTTCGACCGGTCGATCGGCTACTTCTGGTCGGCGACCCACCAGCAGATCTACCGCGAGCTGGGGAAGCTGGAGCAGGCGGGGCTCATCCGGGCCCTGCCCGCCCCGGCGGTCCCCGTGCGCGGGCAGCGCAAGGAGTACGAGGTGCTGCCCGCCGGCCGGGACGAACTGGCCGAGTGGACGCGGCGCGCCGAGGACCCGAAGCCGATCCGCAGCGCGCTGCTGCTGCGGCTGCGCGCTGCGGCGGTGGTGGGCACGGAGGGGATGGCGGACGAGCTGAACCGCCATCTCCGGCTGCACCGGGAGCAGTTGGACGACTATCTGGGGATGGAGCGGCGGCAGTTCCCGCCCGAGCGGGACTCGGAGGCCGACCGGCTGCGGCATCTGGTGCTGCGCGGGGGGATCGAGCTGGAGCGGTTCTGGGTGGCGTGGCTGACGGAGGCCCTGGCGGGGCTGGACGACCGGACGGGCGCCGGATGA
- a CDS encoding NAD(P)/FAD-dependent oxidoreductase — protein sequence MFPQTSHYSSDAWPGGTVDVVVVGGGAAGLNGALVLARSRRSVLVVDSGAPRNAPAEAVHGFIVLDGTAPSEILARGREQVRHYGGRVVFGELASAEPAEPVAGDPRFALTLADGRGVSARRVLVATGLRDVLPEVPGLAGHWGRGVVHCPYCHGWEVRDEPIGILATGPGSLHHALLFRQLTDDLVYFSHGTRVDRDTRARLAARGIRVIDTAVTGIVADAGAPTGVRLADGTVVARRVIAVATRTLARTEGLDGLKLPMEDLPDGTGRRFASALAGSTGVPGVWVAGNATEPTAQVGAAAAAGALAGAHINADLAAADTDAALAAAPAGEAPA from the coding sequence ATCTTCCCGCAGACTTCTCACTACAGCAGCGATGCCTGGCCCGGCGGCACGGTGGACGTCGTGGTGGTCGGCGGCGGTGCCGCCGGCCTGAACGGCGCGCTCGTGCTCGCACGTTCCCGGCGCTCCGTCCTCGTCGTCGACAGCGGCGCCCCGCGCAACGCCCCGGCCGAGGCAGTGCACGGCTTCATCGTCCTGGACGGCACCGCGCCGTCGGAGATCCTCGCGCGCGGCCGGGAGCAGGTCCGCCACTACGGCGGGCGGGTCGTCTTCGGCGAGCTCGCCTCGGCCGAGCCCGCGGAACCGGTCGCCGGCGATCCGCGGTTCGCCCTCACGCTCGCCGACGGCCGCGGTGTGAGCGCGCGCCGGGTGCTGGTGGCGACCGGACTGCGGGACGTGCTGCCCGAGGTGCCGGGCCTTGCCGGGCACTGGGGGCGCGGCGTGGTGCACTGCCCGTACTGCCACGGCTGGGAGGTGCGCGACGAGCCGATCGGGATCCTCGCCACCGGCCCCGGCTCCCTCCACCACGCGCTGCTGTTCCGGCAGCTCACCGACGACCTCGTCTACTTCTCCCACGGCACGCGGGTGGACCGGGACACCCGCGCCCGCCTCGCCGCCCGCGGCATCCGCGTCATCGACACCGCGGTGACCGGGATCGTGGCCGACGCCGGCGCGCCGACCGGTGTGCGGCTGGCCGACGGCACGGTCGTCGCCCGGCGGGTGATCGCCGTCGCCACGCGCACGCTGGCCCGCACCGAGGGCCTCGACGGGCTGAAGCTGCCGATGGAGGACCTGCCCGACGGCACGGGGCGCCGGTTCGCCTCCGCCCTGGCCGGCAGCACCGGCGTCCCCGGGGTGTGGGTGGCCGGCAACGCCACCGAACCGACCGCGCAGGTCGGCGCCGCCGCCGCGGCCGGCGCCCTGGCCGGTGCCCACATCAACGCCGACCTCGCCGCCGCCGACACCGACGCGGCCCTCGCCGCCGCCCCGGCCGGGGAAGCCCCCGCCTGA
- a CDS encoding FAD-dependent oxidoreductase translates to MTGESGSDPGSGTRHAVVIGGSLAGLLAARVLAEHAERVTVVERDRYPEEVEQRAGVPQGRHLHVLLEGGRQALELLLPGVADELLAEGAPRLGMPEAVVQWQAGSWQRRMDAVVHILTPSRPLLERAVRRRVLADPRVTAVQATEAVGLAGDARRVRGVLVRERGAGRAAEPRLIPADLVVDASGRGSRAPLWLAELGAQPPREDVIDTGLAYATRVYRHDLHADDTDAAGYFVVPDPGRPYSGVALPTEDGRFLVTLSGLRGQEPPAEEEAFEEFAARLPHPVLRDWMAKAEPVSPVYGFRDTANVRRRYDLPGRRPAGFLATGDALCTFNPIYGQGMAVAALGAVALREALADRRRPPTTARVQRALLRASRQAWDISAGADKKMPGAVGSAARPGPLDRPLGWYMARVQRRVAVDPEVSAVFRPVLSLTRPLSALLAPRVARAVLLRPEPAVLDSPPLWRDAAGG, encoded by the coding sequence ATGACCGGCGAGTCGGGCAGCGATCCGGGGAGCGGTACACGGCACGCGGTGGTGATCGGCGGCAGCCTCGCGGGGCTCCTCGCGGCGCGGGTGCTGGCCGAGCACGCCGAACGGGTCACCGTGGTCGAGCGGGACCGGTACCCCGAGGAGGTGGAGCAGCGCGCGGGGGTGCCGCAGGGCCGCCACCTGCACGTGCTGCTGGAGGGCGGCCGGCAGGCCCTGGAGCTGCTGCTCCCCGGCGTGGCCGACGAGCTGCTGGCCGAGGGAGCCCCCCGGCTGGGGATGCCGGAGGCCGTCGTGCAGTGGCAGGCGGGGAGCTGGCAGCGGCGCATGGACGCGGTGGTGCACATCCTCACCCCGTCCCGGCCGCTGCTCGAGCGGGCGGTGCGCCGCCGTGTGCTGGCCGATCCGCGCGTCACGGCCGTCCAGGCGACGGAGGCGGTGGGCCTGGCGGGGGACGCCCGGCGCGTGCGGGGCGTCCTCGTACGGGAGCGGGGCGCGGGCCGGGCCGCCGAGCCCCGCCTGATCCCCGCCGACCTGGTGGTGGACGCCTCCGGCCGGGGCTCGCGGGCGCCGCTGTGGCTGGCGGAGCTGGGGGCGCAGCCGCCCCGCGAGGACGTCATCGACACGGGCCTCGCGTACGCCACCCGCGTCTACCGGCACGACCTGCACGCCGACGACACCGACGCGGCCGGCTACTTCGTCGTGCCCGACCCCGGCCGGCCGTACAGCGGTGTGGCGCTGCCGACGGAGGACGGCCGCTTCCTGGTGACCCTCTCGGGGCTGCGCGGCCAGGAACCGCCCGCCGAGGAGGAGGCGTTCGAGGAGTTCGCCGCGCGGCTGCCGCACCCGGTGCTGCGCGACTGGATGGCCAAGGCGGAGCCGGTGTCCCCCGTGTACGGCTTCCGCGACACGGCGAACGTCCGGCGCCGCTACGACCTTCCGGGGCGCCGTCCCGCGGGCTTCCTCGCCACGGGCGACGCGCTGTGCACCTTCAACCCCATCTACGGGCAGGGCATGGCGGTCGCCGCGCTCGGCGCGGTGGCCCTGCGCGAGGCCCTCGCCGACCGGCGCCGCCCGCCGACGACGGCACGGGTGCAGCGCGCGCTGCTGCGGGCCTCGCGGCAGGCGTGGGACATCTCGGCCGGCGCCGACAAGAAGATGCCGGGCGCGGTGGGCAGCGCGGCCCGCCCCGGGCCGCTGGACCGGCCGCTGGGCTGGTACATGGCCCGCGTGCAGCGGCGGGTCGCGGTCGACCCGGAGGTCTCGGCGGTGTTCCGGCCGGTGCTGTCGCTGACGAGGCCGCTGTCGGCGCTCCTCGCGCCGCGGGTGGCGCGCGCCGTGCTGCTGCGCCCCGAGCCCGCCGTACTGGACTCACCGCCGCTGTGGCGGGACGCGGCCGGGGGGTGA
- a CDS encoding DHA2 family efflux MFS transporter permease subunit — MSVNQPPQAAPQPTSDGAAPDARRLRAILVTVSIALMAVIASVSGLNVAQTHMAVEWGASQTTVLWIINAYTLALAALLLPLGAIGDRLGRKPMLITGLVVFGAAGVAAGLAPSAAMMIGARVAAGVSAAMIMPVTLSVITSTFPEKERGKAIGVWTGVAGGGGILGMFLSALLVDVADWRWLFLLPVVLAAVALAMTFTSVPDSREQATHPFDTVGALLSVVAAVGLVFVLQEGPERGWTDPVTLAGLAVGVIASAVFVAWELRRRDASLLDVRLFRGRGLAGGSVTLLVVFGVQAGIAVVLFPFFQAVLGWSGLLSTAAMMPMAVMMMITSGLAPRMAARTGARSTMSVGIALSTLGLALMALFVSVDGGYLAILPGMLAMGTGMGLAMTPSTEAVTSSLPRARQGVASALNDVTRELGTALGVALLGALLAGGYRGAIDGRLAGIPRDAADTAREGIANAVGAAPGTGHHAQDLVNAARQSFVDGRQQAMWAGVAVLAALLVHVALRGPENTAPLRTGDEARPASATAGNVAAR, encoded by the coding sequence ATGAGCGTCAACCAGCCTCCCCAGGCGGCGCCCCAGCCCACGAGCGACGGGGCCGCACCGGACGCGCGCCGGCTCCGCGCGATCCTGGTCACCGTCTCGATCGCCCTGATGGCCGTCATCGCCTCGGTGTCGGGACTGAACGTCGCGCAGACCCACATGGCCGTCGAGTGGGGCGCCTCCCAGACCACCGTCCTGTGGATCATCAACGCCTACACCCTGGCCCTGGCCGCCCTGCTCCTGCCGCTCGGTGCGATCGGCGACCGGCTGGGACGCAAGCCCATGCTGATCACCGGCCTGGTCGTCTTCGGCGCGGCCGGCGTCGCGGCCGGGCTCGCCCCTTCGGCCGCGATGATGATCGGCGCGCGCGTGGCCGCCGGCGTCAGCGCTGCGATGATCATGCCGGTCACGCTGTCCGTCATCACCTCGACCTTCCCCGAGAAGGAGCGCGGCAAGGCCATCGGCGTGTGGACCGGCGTCGCCGGCGGTGGCGGCATCCTCGGCATGTTCCTCTCGGCCCTGCTGGTGGACGTCGCCGACTGGCGGTGGCTGTTCCTGCTGCCCGTCGTCCTGGCCGCCGTCGCCCTGGCGATGACCTTCACGTCGGTGCCCGACTCCCGCGAGCAGGCCACCCACCCCTTCGACACCGTCGGCGCGCTGCTCTCCGTCGTCGCCGCGGTCGGGCTCGTCTTCGTGCTGCAGGAGGGCCCCGAGCGCGGCTGGACCGACCCGGTCACCCTGGCCGGCCTCGCCGTCGGCGTGATCGCCTCGGCGGTGTTCGTCGCGTGGGAGCTGCGCCGGCGCGACGCCTCGCTCCTGGACGTACGCCTCTTCCGCGGGCGCGGCCTGGCCGGAGGCTCCGTCACCCTGCTCGTCGTCTTCGGCGTCCAGGCGGGCATCGCCGTCGTCCTCTTCCCCTTCTTCCAGGCCGTGCTCGGCTGGTCCGGGCTGCTGTCCACCGCGGCGATGATGCCCATGGCCGTCATGATGATGATCACTTCCGGCCTGGCCCCCAGGATGGCCGCCAGGACCGGCGCCCGCTCCACCATGAGCGTCGGCATCGCCCTGTCCACCCTCGGCCTCGCCCTGATGGCTCTGTTCGTCTCCGTCGACGGCGGCTACCTCGCCATCCTGCCCGGCATGCTCGCCATGGGCACCGGCATGGGCCTGGCGATGACCCCCTCCACCGAGGCCGTCACCAGCTCCCTCCCCCGGGCCAGGCAGGGCGTCGCCTCCGCCCTCAACGACGTCACCCGCGAGCTCGGCACCGCTCTGGGCGTCGCCCTGCTCGGCGCTCTCCTGGCCGGCGGCTACCGCGGCGCCATCGACGGCAGGCTCGCCGGCATCCCCCGAGACGCCGCCGACACCGCCCGGGAGGGCATCGCCAACGCCGTCGGGGCCGCGCCCGGCACCGGCCACCACGCCCAGGACCTCGTCAACGCCGCCCGGCAGTCCTTCGTCGACGGCCGGCAGCAGGCCATGTGGGCAGGCGTCGCCGTCCTGGCCGCCCTGCTCGTCCACGTCGCCCTGCGCGGCCCGGAGAACACCGCCCCCCTCCGGACCGGGGACGAGGCGCGCCCCGCGTCGGCGACCGCCGGGAACGTCGCCGCCCGCTGA
- a CDS encoding NADPH-dependent 2,4-dienoyl-CoA reductase, whose amino-acid sequence MTPTPSPSPYPHLLSPLDLGFTTLPNRVLMGSMHVGLEEAENGFERMAAFYAARARGGAALIVTGGIAPNDAGRPYEGGAKLTTPEEAERHRVVTDAVHAAGGRIALQILHFGRYAYHPQLVAPSALQAPISPFVPHALTDAEVERTVEDYVRTAELAKSAGYDGVEIMGSEGYLINEFIASATNHRDDRWGGSYENRTRFPLEIVRRTRERVGEDFILVYRLSMLDLVPGGSTLEEVVALAKEIEAAGATIINTGIGWHEARIPTIATSVPRAAYTWVTKRLMGAVSVPLVTSNRINTPEVAEEVLADGRADMVSLARPFLADPDFVAKAREGRPETINTCIGCNQACLDHTFSGRLTSCLVNPRACHETELVLSPTRLRKRVAVVGAGPAGLACAVSAAERGHEVTLFDAADEIGGQLNVARRVPGKEEFGETIRYFRTQLRLRGVDVRLGAYVTAEALGGYDEVVVATGVTPRTPAIDGVDHPSVVGYLDVLRGGAPVGERVAILGAGGIGFDVAEYLTDGGEGASLDPETYFRQWGVDTSYAGRGGLRAPERPRPPRRVTLLQRKTTKVGAGLGKTTGWIHRTELKHRGVTMVAGAAYERIDDEGLHITVDGEARTLPVDTVVLCTGQEPRRDLYDELTAAGVRAHLIGGADVAAELDAKRAIDQGTRLAATL is encoded by the coding sequence ATGACCCCGACCCCGAGCCCGTCCCCGTACCCGCATCTGCTGAGCCCGCTCGACCTGGGCTTCACCACCCTGCCCAACCGGGTGCTCATGGGCTCCATGCACGTCGGCCTGGAGGAGGCGGAGAACGGCTTCGAGCGGATGGCCGCCTTCTACGCGGCCCGCGCGCGCGGCGGCGCCGCCCTGATCGTGACGGGCGGCATCGCCCCCAACGACGCCGGGCGGCCCTACGAGGGCGGCGCCAAGCTCACGACCCCCGAGGAGGCGGAGCGCCACCGGGTCGTGACGGACGCCGTCCACGCGGCGGGCGGGCGCATCGCCCTGCAGATCCTCCACTTCGGGCGCTACGCCTACCACCCGCAACTGGTGGCGCCGAGCGCGCTCCAGGCGCCGATCAGCCCCTTCGTGCCGCACGCCCTCACGGACGCCGAGGTCGAGCGCACGGTCGAGGACTACGTGCGGACGGCGGAGCTGGCGAAGTCCGCCGGGTACGACGGCGTCGAGATCATGGGCTCCGAGGGCTACCTGATCAACGAGTTCATCGCCTCCGCGACCAACCACCGCGACGACCGCTGGGGCGGCTCGTACGAGAACCGGACGCGCTTCCCGCTGGAGATCGTCCGCCGCACCCGCGAGCGGGTCGGCGAGGACTTCATCCTCGTCTACCGGCTGTCCATGCTGGACCTGGTGCCGGGCGGCTCGACGCTCGAGGAGGTCGTGGCGCTGGCGAAGGAGATCGAGGCCGCCGGGGCGACCATCATCAACACCGGCATCGGCTGGCACGAGGCCCGCATCCCGACCATCGCCACCTCGGTGCCCCGCGCCGCCTACACCTGGGTGACCAAGCGGCTGATGGGCGCCGTCTCGGTGCCGCTGGTCACGAGCAACCGCATCAACACCCCCGAGGTCGCCGAGGAGGTCCTCGCCGACGGCCGCGCCGACATGGTGTCCCTGGCCCGGCCCTTCCTCGCCGACCCGGACTTCGTCGCGAAGGCCCGCGAGGGCCGCCCCGAGACCATCAACACCTGCATCGGCTGCAACCAGGCGTGCCTGGACCACACCTTCAGCGGCAGGCTCACCTCCTGCCTGGTCAACCCGCGCGCCTGCCACGAGACGGAGCTGGTCCTCTCCCCCACCCGGCTGCGCAAGCGCGTCGCCGTCGTGGGCGCCGGGCCGGCGGGGCTCGCCTGCGCGGTGTCGGCGGCCGAACGCGGCCACGAGGTCACGCTGTTCGACGCGGCCGACGAGATCGGCGGCCAGCTCAACGTGGCCAGGCGGGTGCCCGGCAAGGAGGAGTTCGGCGAGACGATCCGCTACTTCCGCACGCAGCTGCGGCTGCGCGGCGTGGACGTGCGGCTCGGCGCGTACGTCACGGCGGAGGCGCTCGGCGGCTACGACGAGGTGGTCGTCGCGACCGGCGTCACCCCGCGCACCCCGGCCATCGACGGGGTGGACCACCCGAGCGTCGTCGGGTACCTGGACGTGCTGCGCGGCGGCGCCCCCGTCGGCGAGCGGGTGGCGATCCTCGGCGCGGGCGGCATCGGCTTCGACGTCGCCGAGTACCTCACGGACGGCGGCGAGGGCGCGAGCCTCGACCCCGAGACGTACTTCCGCCAGTGGGGCGTCGACACCTCCTACGCCGGGCGGGGCGGGCTGCGCGCCCCGGAGCGGCCGCGTCCGCCGCGCCGGGTGACGCTGCTCCAGCGCAAGACGACCAAGGTGGGCGCCGGGCTCGGCAAGACCACCGGGTGGATCCACCGCACGGAGCTGAAGCACCGGGGCGTGACGATGGTGGCCGGGGCGGCGTACGAGCGCATCGACGACGAGGGGCTGCACATCACCGTCGACGGCGAGGCGCGCACGCTGCCCGTCGACACGGTGGTGCTCTGCACCGGCCAGGAGCCGCGCCGCGACCTGTACGACGAGCTGACGGCGGCGGGCGTCCGCGCCCATCTGATCGGCGGCGCCGACGTGGCGGCGGAGCTGGACGCCAAGCGCGCCATCGACCAGGGCACCCGCCTGGCGGCGACCCTGTAG
- a CDS encoding XRE family transcriptional regulator, producing the protein MTQEDGALDSLVRKRIRALRVAQGWSLEELATRANLSQSSLSRIENGQRRLALDQLVTLARALDTTLDQLVESAADDVVISPMIDAAHGLMRWPIKGDPGMSVMRQRMTEPPPDNPARMRAHPGREWLVVLSGTALLMLGHRRFRIETNQAAEFPTMMPHAIGAEGGPCEIMGIFDRDARRGHRDITGESADRDSAEGPGR; encoded by the coding sequence ATGACGCAAGAAGATGGCGCACTGGACAGCCTCGTACGCAAACGCATCCGCGCCCTGCGCGTCGCGCAGGGCTGGTCGCTGGAGGAGCTGGCCACCCGGGCCAACCTCAGCCAGTCCTCGCTGAGCCGGATCGAGAACGGTCAGCGCCGTCTCGCCCTGGACCAGCTCGTCACCCTCGCCCGCGCGCTGGACACCACGCTCGACCAGCTCGTGGAGAGCGCTGCCGACGACGTCGTCATCAGCCCCATGATCGACGCCGCCCACGGCCTGATGCGCTGGCCGATCAAGGGCGACCCCGGCATGAGCGTCATGCGGCAGCGGATGACCGAACCGCCGCCGGACAACCCCGCCCGCATGCGCGCCCACCCGGGCCGCGAGTGGCTGGTCGTGCTCTCCGGAACCGCCCTCCTGATGCTCGGCCACCGCCGCTTCCGCATCGAGACCAACCAGGCCGCCGAGTTCCCCACCATGATGCCGCACGCCATCGGGGCCGAGGGCGGGCCGTGCGAGATCATGGGGATCTTCGACCGCGACGCCCGCCGGGGGCACCGCGACATCACCGGCGAGAGCGCCGACCGCGACAGCGCCGAGGGGCCCGGCCGGTAG
- a CDS encoding DUF1254 domain-containing protein: MVHPRFVGLVYNTSTSYCYAWLDLRDGPLVVEVPPGVYGGIDDHWCRWVADLGLTGADRGEGGRYLVVPPGYDGDLPAGHVVVRSRTYGNFLGYRGFRDEHGDPHPAVEVIKANARMYPLARAGDPPPTRFVNVSPEPAVAVPPADHRFWELLAEVVRSEPAESADPITLGLFAGLGIRAGEAFDPDDRTRTLLAEAAAVGDATARALTYRFRQSEAYYYPGSAWRKGFLGGYLLRDRGAALLDSAAQLYFWGGSISPAWDREVVGAGSQYAFAFVDAAGSPFDGGRAYRLHVPPAVPADRFWSVILYDTQTRSMLRTGQEWPSVTSQDQGIAVNGDGSVDIRFGPERPPGDDGRNWIQTLPGKGWFTMFRLYGPLRPWFDRTWRLPDITPVE; encoded by the coding sequence CTGGTCCACCCGCGCTTCGTCGGGCTCGTCTACAACACGAGCACCTCCTACTGCTACGCGTGGCTCGACCTGCGCGACGGGCCCCTGGTCGTGGAGGTCCCGCCCGGCGTGTACGGCGGGATCGACGACCACTGGTGCCGGTGGGTCGCGGACCTCGGCCTGACCGGGGCCGACCGGGGCGAGGGCGGCAGGTACCTGGTCGTGCCGCCCGGATACGACGGTGACCTTCCCGCCGGGCACGTGGTGGTGCGCTCGCGCACCTACGGCAACTTCCTGGGCTATCGGGGCTTTCGCGACGAGCACGGCGATCCGCACCCCGCGGTGGAGGTGATCAAGGCGAACGCCCGCATGTACCCCCTCGCCCGGGCCGGCGACCCGCCGCCGACACGGTTCGTGAACGTCTCGCCCGAACCGGCCGTCGCCGTCCCGCCCGCCGACCACCGGTTCTGGGAGCTGCTCGCCGAGGTCGTGCGGTCGGAACCCGCCGAGTCGGCCGACCCGATCACCCTGGGCCTGTTCGCCGGCCTCGGCATCCGGGCCGGCGAAGCCTTCGATCCGGACGACCGGACGCGGACCCTCCTGGCCGAGGCGGCGGCGGTGGGCGACGCCACCGCCCGCGCCCTGACCTACCGGTTCCGCCAGTCCGAGGCCTACTACTACCCCGGCAGCGCCTGGCGCAAGGGCTTCCTCGGCGGCTACCTGCTGCGGGACCGCGGGGCGGCGCTGCTCGACTCCGCCGCCCAGCTCTACTTCTGGGGAGGTTCCATCAGCCCGGCGTGGGACCGGGAGGTGGTCGGCGCCGGCTCGCAGTACGCCTTCGCCTTCGTCGACGCCGCCGGCTCGCCGTTCGACGGCGGCAGGGCCTACCGGCTCCACGTCCCGCCGGCGGTTCCGGCCGACCGGTTCTGGTCGGTGATCCTCTACGACACCCAGACCCGTTCCATGCTCCGGACCGGCCAGGAGTGGCCGTCGGTGACCAGCCAGGACCAGGGGATCGCCGTGAACGGGGACGGCTCCGTCGACATCCGCTTCGGGCCCGAGCGGCCCCCCGGCGACGACGGCCGCAACTGGATCCAGACCCTGCCCGGCAAGGGCTGGTTCACGATGTTCCGCCTCTACGGGCCCCTCCGACCGTGGTTCGACCGGACGTGGCGCCTGCCGGACATCACCCCGGTCGAGTAG
- a CDS encoding energy-coupling factor ABC transporter ATP-binding protein, which translates to MPGSAVVELVGAGFAYEDGPPVLSGVDFAVPEGRALAVLGRNGSGKTTLLRLLSGGLRCGSGRLRVDGRDVAYDRKGLTRLRTTVQLVVQDPDDQLFSASVGQDVSFGPMNLGLPEDEVRARVRDALEALDIAALEDRPTHLLSYGQRKRAAIAGAVAMRPRVLILDEPTAGLDPHGQERLLAALDGLRAAGTTVVMATHDVDLALRWADDAAVLTPDGPRTGPVAELLADAGLLDAARLRRPWAMSVARLLRARGLLGEGEPAPCTPEELDAWAAARGVRG; encoded by the coding sequence ATGCCGGGGTCCGCCGTGGTGGAGCTGGTCGGCGCGGGATTCGCGTACGAGGACGGGCCGCCCGTGCTGTCGGGCGTCGACTTCGCCGTCCCGGAGGGGCGCGCGCTGGCGGTGCTGGGCCGCAACGGCAGCGGCAAGACGACGCTGCTGCGGCTGCTCAGCGGCGGGCTGCGCTGCGGCAGCGGCCGGCTGCGGGTGGACGGGCGGGACGTGGCGTACGACCGGAAGGGCCTGACCCGGCTGCGGACCACGGTGCAGCTCGTCGTGCAGGACCCGGACGACCAGCTCTTCTCCGCGTCCGTCGGGCAGGACGTGTCGTTCGGGCCGATGAACCTGGGGCTGCCCGAGGACGAGGTGCGCGCGCGGGTGCGGGACGCGCTGGAGGCCCTGGACATCGCGGCGCTGGAGGACCGGCCGACGCACCTGCTGTCGTACGGGCAGCGCAAGCGGGCGGCCATCGCGGGCGCCGTGGCGATGCGGCCGCGTGTGCTGATCCTCGACGAACCGACGGCCGGGCTCGACCCGCACGGGCAGGAGCGGCTGCTGGCGGCGCTCGACGGGCTGCGGGCGGCGGGGACGACGGTGGTGATGGCCACGCACGACGTGGACCTGGCCCTGCGGTGGGCGGACGACGCGGCGGTGCTGACGCCGGACGGGCCGCGGACGGGTCCGGTGGCCGAGCTGCTGGCCGACGCCGGGCTGCTGGACGCGGCGCGGTTGCGGCGGCCGTGGGCGATGTCCGTGGCCCGGCTGCTGCGGGCGCGGGGGCTGCTGGGCGAGGGCGAGCCGGCGCCGTGCACCCCCGAGGAGCTGGACGCCTGGGCGGCGGCGCGGGGGGTGCGGGGCTGA